CGCAGGCCGCCGGTCGGGTTGCCGCCGAGCAACGGGCTGCCCGTATCGGGGAACTGGCCGCTGTCGCTCAGCGAATCACCAAAGATCACCAGTTGGCTGTAGGGGTTCGCGTAGGTCGCGGCCGGTAGAGCGGCCAGGAGTACTGCAGCGGTCAATGCTTTGATGGGGAAAGTCATGGCTACTCCGTCTTGTTGTATTGCCGACAGGCAAGGGCGGCAGAGTAGCCAGTTCGCAGTTTTTAGACGCTCACCCAAATGGGCGATTAAAAACCTATCGACAAAAACATAATTGCTCACCACTTGATCAAAATGACAGATACAGTCACGAAAGGAGCCTCGCCACGGGTGGTAGACCCGGGAGATAGGCGGAAGGCATTAGTCTATTTTCCGGCTCCTTGTGTCAGCTTCAGCAGTGCCGGATGGCTTCACTGCTGCGACTGCCCCGAGCGGGGGCACGCATGACCACCGGAGAAGCGGTCGTGAGGCGAGCTGCTGCAGGCCGACGGCCCATGCACTGGTCCAGCGCGGGTGGATACAACTTGATCCTCCGTCGCAGTGGCTGAGGACCTCGGCGAGCCTGAGCGCTCTGGGGCAGACCTTGAAACGGGGCCGACGTGATGCCGGCCCCGGTGGAATCACACGGCGCTGCGACTAACTGCCGATAATCGCTGCACAAAGCCAAAGCGTGCCGGCGATAACGGGGCGCTGTCAGCCCAAGGCGCTCAGCTTCATGCTCAGCTCACCGCGCACAGCCTCTTCGCGCATCAGCCTGGCCGCACTGGCGATGTCCGGGGCCAGCCAGCGGTCCTGATCGAACGCCGGGACACGCTGGCGCAGCAACTGCCAGGCGTAGCCGGTGCCCGCACCGAAGCCTCGGTCCTTGATGAACTCGAACGCCTGGGCCGCCAACAGGTATTCGATGGCAAGAATCTGCGCGCAGTTTTCCAGCACTTTGTGCAGCTTCAGCGCGGCATTGGTGCCCATGCTCAGGTGGTCCTCCTGCAGCGCGGAGGTGACGAAGTTGTCCACCACCGCCGGCTGCGCCAACTGACGATTCTCCGCGCACAGCGAAGCCGCCACGTACTGGACGATCATCATCCCGTTGTTCACCCCCGGCTGGCTGACCAGAAAGGCCGGAAGGCCGCTGATCAACGGGTTGACCAGGCGGTCCTGGCGGCGCTCGGAAATGCCGCCGATCTCGGTCATGGCGATGGCCATCAGGTCCGCGGCCATGGCCACCGACTGGCCATGGGGGTTGGCTTGCATGACCACCCGGTAGTCATCCGGCGTCCCCAGCACCAGCGGGTTGTCGTTCGCCGAGTTCAGTTCGATCTCGATCTGCCGCGCGGCATGCTGCAGCTGATCGCGGCAGGCGCCGTGCACCTGGGGAATGGAACGAATGCTCAGGGCATCCTGGGTACGTATGCCGCGGTTGCCCGCCACCACCTCACTGCCGGCCAGCAGCGCGCGCAGGTTGGCGCCCACCGTCTGCATGCCGGCATGGGGCTTGAGCGCGAGGATCTCCGGGTCATAGGCATCGATCTGCCCGCCAAGGGCCTCGAAGCTCATGGCGCCCACCACGTCGGCCCAACCCACCAGGCGCGTCGCGTCATCCAGCGCCAGGCAGCTCAGCCCGGTCATGCAGGGAGGACCGTTGACCAGGCTGAGCCCATCCTTGGCGCCCAGCCGAACCGGCGCCAGCCCCTCGGCTTCCAGGGCCTGGCTGGCTGGCACGACCTGTCCCTTGTAGGTCACCTCGCCGATGCCGAGCAGGCTGATGCCAATGTGGGCCATGTGGGTCAGGTAGCCCACCGATCCCTGGGCAGGCACCAGCGGGGTGATGCCGCGATTGAGCAGGTCCAGCAAGCCCTGGACCAGGTGTCGCTGCAGGCCGGACTTGCCCTGGCTGAAGTTGCTGATGGCGGCGCAGATGATCGCCCGGGTCTGCTCCTCGGTGAGGGGCGCACCGACGCCGCAGGCATGACTGACCAGGGTGTTGTAGGAGAGCGCGGCCAGCTGTTCGCCCTGCAGGGTCACATTGCACAGTGCGCCGAGACCGGTGTTGACGCCGTAGGCGCGCTCGCCACTGGCGACGATGCGCTCGACGATCGCGCGCGCGTTGTCGATACGCGCCCAGGCCTGCTCGGACAGTTCCAGCGGCGCCCGACGGCGCGCCACGGCGACCACATCCTGCCAGCGCAGCGGGGCATCACCAATGACGACCTGTTCAACTGTCGACGGAGCGCTGCTTGCTTGCGAACCAATGGATTCAACTGACGACATCTAGGAGGTTTCCTTCAAGGGTGGCCACATGGCGCTGGACGAAACGGTCGACGTATTCGTCGGCGGGTTGATAGAGGATTTCCCGGGGGGTACCCACTTGAATCAGGCGGCCATCTTTAAGGATGGCGATGCGGTTGCCGATGCGTACCGCTTCGTCGAGGTCGTGGGTGATGAAAACGATGGTCTTGCGCAGACCTTTCTGCAGCTCCAGCAACTGATCCTGCATCTCCGCGCGAATCAGCGGGTCGAGGGCGCTGAAGGCCTCATCCATGAGGATGATGTCGGTGTCCGAGGCGAGTGCCCGGGCCAGGCCGACCCGCTGGCGCATGCCACCGGAGAGCTGATGGGGATAGGACTTCTCGTAGCCTTTGAGGCCGACCATGGTGATCCAGTGCTGCGCCCGCTCGACGCAGCGGGCCTTGCCCTCGCCACGCACCTTGAGACCGTAGGCGACGTTGTCCAGCACGGTCTTGTGCGGCAGCAGGCCGAAGCTCTGGAACACCATGCTGATCTTGCTGCGGCGAAACTGCCGCAATGCCTGCCTGTCGTAGCGCAGGATGTCCTCGCCATCGACCAGTATCTCGCCGCTGGTCGGGTCGATCAGGCGGTTGAAATGGCGCACCAGGGTCGACTTGCCCGAGCCGGACAGGCCCATGATGACGAAGATCTCGCCCGGCTCGATGGACAGGGACAGGTCGTTCACCCCGACCACGCAGCTGGTCTTCGCCAGCACCTGGTCCTTGCTCTTGCCTTCGCGGATCAGCGCCAGGGCCTCATCGGCCCGCGAACCGAAGATCTTGAAGACGTTCTTGACCACTATCTTGCTCATTGGCTGACCTCGTGCCGCGAGCGCCCGTAGGCCTGGGTGATGCGGTCGATGACCACGGCGAGGATGACGATCGCCAGGCCGGCTTCCAGGCCCTTGCCGACGTTCAGGGTCTGGATGCCGACCAGAACGTCTTCACCCAGGCCGCGGGCACCGATCATCGAGGCGATCACCACCATCGACAGGGCCATCATGGTGGTCTGGTTGAGCCCCGCCATGATGCTTGGCAGCGCCAGGGGCAGCTGCACGCCGAACAGCTGCTGCCAGCGACTGGCGCCGAAGGCGTTGACCGCTTCCATGACCTCGCGATCGACCTGGCGGATCCCCAGGTCGGTGAGCCGGATCAGTGGCGGTGCGGCATAGATCACGGTGGCGAAGATGGCCGGCACCTTGCCCAGGCCGAACAGCATCAGCACCGGGATCAGGTACACGAAGCTGGGCATGGTCTGCATGATGTCGAGCAGCGGCATCAGCAGGGTCCGCAGCCGATCGCTGCGGGCCGAAAGAATCCCCAGGGGTATGCCGATCAACACCGCGATCAGCGTCGCCACCAGCATCAGCGCCAGGGTCTGCATCAGCTTGTCCCACAGCCCCACTGCGCCAACCAGAAACAGCAGGCCGACGATGACCACCGTCGGCAGCGCCCGCCGGGTCGCATGCCAGGCGATGGCGGCGAAGATGCCGAGCATCAGCCACCAGGGCGTTGCGCGCAGGTAGCCCTCGAGGTTGACGATGACCCACAGCACGGAGTCCGAGATCTGCCGGAACACATCGCCGTAATTGACCACCAAGGCGTCGACCCAGTCATTGACCAGGTTGGCGATGGAGAATGTAAATTGCTCGGGAAACATAGAGTGCTCTCGGTCGACTGGCCGGGGAGGCCGCTCATCACAGCCGCCGGGAGGGCCGCCCAGGCCCTCCCGGACTCAGCTTGCTACAGGCTCGCTTCGATCTTTCTCGCCGCGTCCTCACTCACCCAGCGGTGCCAGATCCCCGGGTTTTCCTTGAGGAAGGCCTTGGCCAGCACCGGCGACTCGATCCGGTCCTTGGCCATGCGCCCGAGGTTCTGGTTGAGCACGTCGATCGGCACGTTCACCTGCTCGAGCACGGCGACCAGTTCCGGCGCCTGCTCATGGAACTCCTTGGACAGGCCAATCTGGATGGAGATGCTGTTCGCGTGACCCGGCTCGTCCTCCAGCTTGACCAGATCGACCTGGCCCATCAGCGGAGTCGGCGACCAGTAGTAGAACAGGATCGGCTCGCCACGCTTGTAGCTGGACAGCACCGCGGCATCCAGTGCCGGACCGGTGCCAGGGCGGAAGTTGGTGAACTTCTCTTCCAGGCCCGAATCCTTCAGCTTCTTGCTGTTCTCCTGCTCGCAGCTCCAACCGGCCGGGCAGTTGTAGAAGCGGCCCTTGGCCGGCTCCTCGGGATCGCGGAACACCTCGGTGTACAGGGCCAGATCGGCAACCTTCTTGAGATTCGGGGTCTTGGCTTCCAGCTTGCGGTTGGCATCGCCCTCCACCAGATAACGCGGCACGTACCAGCCCTCGTCAGCGCCGACGATAGGCGCGCCGACACCGACCACCTTGCCCGCCGCCGCCGCCTTGTTCCACACATCGCTGCGCCCCACCCATTCCTCGGCGAACACTTGGATGTCGTTGGTGCTCAGGGCCTGTTCCATGGTGATGGAGTTGCCCGGCAGGCTGTCGGTTTTGCAGCCGTAGCCTTCCTTGAGCACGATCTGGATGACATCGGTGAGCAGCATGCCGCTCTCCCAGTTGAGCCCGGCAAACTTCACCGGCTTGCCGGACTCGCACCAGCCGGCGGCCTGCGCGGAAACCGAACCGGCCAACAGGCCCAGAGACAGCAAGGTGTTCAGCAGCTTCTTGTTGCTTTTCATCGCGTCACTCCTAATGCATGGATGTTAACGGTGGTGCAGGTTCAAGCCCCGAGCATGGGCAGATTGAGCCCCTGCTCGCGGGCGCAGTCGATGGCGATCGGATAGCCGGCGTCGGCATGTCGCATTACGCCGCTTGCCGGGTCGTTGTGCAGCACCCGGGCGATGCGCTCGGCGGCCTCGTCAGTGCCGTCGCAGACGATCACCATCCCGGCGTGCTGGGAGAAGCCCATGCCGACGCCGCCGCCGTGGTGCAGCGAGACCCAGGTGGCGCCGCTGGCGGTATTGAGCAGGGCGTTGAGCAGCGGCCAGTCGGACACGGCGTCGGAGCCGTCCTGCATGGCTTCGGTCTCGCGGTTGGGGCTGGCCACCGAGCCGGAGTCCAGGTGGTCGCGACCGATCACCACCGGCGCGGAGAGTTCGCCGCTGCGGACCATCTCGTTGAACGCCAGGCCGAGCTTGGCGCGCTGGCCCAGGCCGACCCAGCAGATTCGCGCCGGCAGGCCCTGGAAGGCGATGCGCTCGCGGGCCATGTCCAGCCAGTGGTGCAGGTGGGCGTCGTCGGCGATCAGCTCCTTGACCTTGGCGTCGGTCTTGTAGATGTCCTCGGGGTCGCCGGACAGCGCGGCCCAGCGGAACGGGCCGACGCCGCGGCAGAACAGCGGACGGATATAGGCCGGGACGAAGCCGGGGAAGTCGAAAGCGTGCTCGACGCCCTCCTCCAGCGCCATCTGGCGGATGTTGTTGCCGTAGTCGAAGGTCGGCACGCCCTGCTTCTGCAAGTCGAGCATGGCCTGCACGTGCACGGCCATGGACTGCTTGGCGGCCTTGACCACCGCCGCCGGCTCGCGCTGGGCGCGCTCGCGGTACTGCTCCCAGCTCCAGCCGATGGGCAGGTAGCCGTTGAGCGGGTCGTGGGCGCTGGTCTGGTCGGTGACCATGTCCGGGCGCACACCGCGCTTGACCAGCTCAGGGAGGAGCTCGGCGGCGTTGCCGTGCAGGGCAATGGAGATGGCCTGGCCTTCGGCGCAGTACTTGTCGATGCGCGCCAGGGCGTCGTCCAGGTCCTGGGCCTGCTCGTCGACGTAGCGGGTCTTCAGGCGGAAGTCGATGCGGCTCTGCTGGCATTCGATGGTGAGCGAAGTCGCGCCGGCCAGGGTGGCGGCCAGGGGCTGGGCGCCGCCCATGCCGCCGAGGCCGGCGGTCAGCACCCACTTGCCCTTGAGGTCGCCGCCGTAGTGCTGGCGGCCGGCCTCGACGAAGGTCTCGTAGGTGCCCTGGACGATGCCCTGGCTGCCGATGTAGATCCAGCTGCCGGCGGTCATCTGGCCGTACATCGCCAGGCCCTTCGCGTCCAGCTCGTTGAAGTGTTCCCAGGTGGCCCAGTGCGGCACCAGGTTGGAATTGGCGATCAGCACCCGCGGCGCGTTGCTGTGGGTCTTGAACACGCCGACCGGCTTGCCCGACTGCACCAGCAGGGTCTCGTCGTCGTTGAGCTGCTTCAGCGACTCGACGATGGCATCGAAGCACTCCCAGTTGCGCGCGGCCCGGCCGATGCCGCCGTAGACCACCAGTTCCTTGGGGTTCTCCGCCACGTCCGGGTCGAGGTTGTTCATCAGCATGCGCAGCGGCGCCTCGGTCAGCCAGCTCTTGGCGTTCAGCTGGGTGCCGCGCGGGGCGCGGATTTCGGTGTCACGGAATTGGCTCATTGCTGATTTCTCGAAAAGAATCCTAACGCTGGCATGGCTAGATCGTGCTTGCAGGCACTCAAACTCTAGGCACTTTCCCCGGCAGCAAGGCCGCGGCGGCGACGTACCGAGCCAGACACCCCTTTACTTGTACACACAAGCATATGCAAGCAAGGGGCCAACACATGACTGACATTGGCAAGCTCATCGCCAAATCGCCGAAGGGCTCGAATACTCTAGGAAATGTGACCGGTCAGTCCCGCCAGATCGATACGGGCAACCCAGGCACGCCTGTTACCCGAGCGGCGCGGCGCGCAGATAGGGAGCAATGCGAGCACCAAGATGGGGCCCGCGGTAACAAGGCTACTCAGTTCAGGGCCGCGTCGATCCGCGCCGCGACCTCGGCCGGGACCCAGGTCGACCAGATATCCCGGTGCTCGCGGTAGAACTGCCGACTGACGTCCTCGGCCTCGCTGTGCTGCTCGGACATCCCGGCGAGGATGGCGTTGAACAGCGGCAGGGGAATCTGCACCTTGTCGAATACCTTGACCAGCTCGGGGGCGCTGGCATGGAAGTCGCGGGAGACGCCGATGGAGATCTTCGCCGGCAGCGAGCGGCTGCCGACGGGGTTGGGATGATTGCCGTCGATCAGGGTTGCCCAGGCCTTGGGGTCGAACGGCGGCTCCTCCAGCTGCACCAGGTCGTAACGCCCCATCAGCGGCGTTGGCGACCAGTAGTAGAAGAGGATCGGCTCCTGCCGGCGGATCGCCGAGCTGATCGCCGCGTCCAGTGCCGGCCCGGCGCCGGTGCGGAAGTTCACGTAGCTGTCCGTCAACCCGTAGGCCTTGAGCTTCTGCGAGTTGACCACGGCACAAGTCCAGCCGCTCGGGCAGTTGTAGAAGCGCCCCTTGTCCGGCTCCTCGGGGTCGCGGAACAGCGCCTTGTAGCGCGGCAGGTCACTCACCGACTTGAGCCCGGCCGCCGGAGCATCGCCCCCCTTGACCAGATACTCGGGCACCCACCAGCCCTCGGTCGCCCCCTGTACCGGCTCGCCGACGGCGAACACCTCGCCGGCCTCCTCGGCCTTGCGCCAGATCTCGCTGCGCCCGGCCCATTGCTCGGCGATCACCTGCACATCGTTCTGCTTAAGTGCGTTCTCCATGGTCAGGGTGTTGCCCGGCAACGCGTCGGTCTGACAGCCATAGCCCTTCTCCAGCAGATCGCGCAGCACCTGGGTGGCGAACATGCCGCTTTCCCAGTTGAGCCCGGCGAACACCACGGTGCTCGGATAGGGGCAGGGGGCCGGCGCGGCCAGTGCAGGGGCGCAAGCCAGCACCCCCACCAGGGTCAGCACAGCGAATACAGGACGAAGCAGCGGCATGGCAATCTCCCGGTCAACCGCAAGGGGATGTCGCCTCTGCCCTGGCTGAGAGCCAGCGGCAGACGACTACCAAGGGTTTAGACCCGGGCGGCAGATTTGCCCAGTTTTTCCGCGATCTGGCGGACGCCGAGCAGCCGCGAGCTCGGCGCGAAGCGGCCCAACGACCCGTTGCGGTGCGAATGGCTCCGCTGGGCGGCTAGGGCTTGATCTCGCCGTCCGCCGTCCGCCAGATCAGGGCCTCGGTGTCATAGCCCTGCTCGCGCGCCACCTGTAGCAGATTGTCGCGCAGCGCCGGATCGACTTGCGGGCTGCGCGCCAGCAGCCACAGGTAGTCGCGATCGGGATGGCCGACCAGGGCGCTCTGGTAGTCGTCGTCGAGATAGAGTAGCCAGTACTCGCCTTGCGCCACGCCGGGCAGCAGGCGGCTGAACCAGTTGTCGAAACGCACCCACAGCTTGTCGGTCTCGCCCGCCACCTGCGGCACGGCCACGCCTTCGACCTGCTGCCACTCGCCCTCCCGGGTACGGCAGCGGTTGACCACCGCCAGGCTGCCGTCGGCCTGCAGGGCATAATGCGCCTCGGACTGGGCGCAGTTGCGCTGGAAGAACATGGGCAGGCGTGCCCACTCGTACCAGGTGCCCTGGTAGCGCTGCAGATCGACGGCGTCGACGGTCTGCGGCGGCACCGGCCCGGTGCCGGAGTTGACGCAGCCTGCCAGCAGCGCCGCCATCATCACACTCAACACGCCACGCATCCTGACCTCCTTACTTGAGTCCCTTGCCGGAGAACATCAGCACCTGATCGCCGGCGAACTGCACGCTGATGAAGCTCTGCTCGTCGCCCCAGGTGCAGCTGGTGATGCCCAGGGCGCCGGCGCATTCGCTGGGCGCACCGAGCAGCTGCTCGACCTCGGGCTTGCTCATGCCGGCCTGCAGTTTCGAGTAGTTGGCCTGGTTGACCTTGTTGCAGGCGACCAGCAGCACAGAAGCTGCGATCAGGGCGAGGGCGCGAAACGACATGCAGGGACTCCGCTGGATAAAGGTTCGAGCCCGCCTGATGCAGGCCCGCGATACGCTCGGTTGGACGTCAGAAGCGCGAGCCGGGTTCCTCGAGGAAGCGCAGTTCCTCCTCGCTCGAGGCGCGACCGAGAATCGCATTGCGATGGGGAAAGCGGGCGAAGCGGGCGATTATTCGCTGGTGGCGTTCGGCGTAATCGAGGTAATCGGCGAACAGCTTGTGCTCGGCGGCAGGCGCGGCATCGAGCAGGCGACTGAAGCGTCGCACCGCCTCGTCCTGCAGCAGCAGGTCCTCGGCGTGCTCCAGCACCAGGTAGATGAACACCCGCTGGATCGGCGCCAGCGCCGCTTCGCGCTCGCCATCCAGGCCGTCCAGCACCAGCTGGCGGGCACGGGCGTCACCGGCGAAGGCGCGCGGGTCGTCACGATGGATCATGCGCGGCAGCTGGTCGAGCAGCAGGGTCAGCGCCAGCCAGCCTTCGGCCTGCTCGGCCCAGTCGCCGAGACCACCGGCCAGGGCCTGCTCGACCAGGGCACCGAAGCGTTCGCGGGCCTCGGCATCCTGGCTGTCACGCTTGCCGAACCACAGCCCGGAGCGCGCCGCGGCCACCTCGCCCGCCGTCGTCAGGGGGCCGAACCACCAGTCGAGCAGAGGCTGCCAGGGCGCGCTCATGGTTCACTCCTGGTGGTAGGCGGTAACGCGCTCGACTTCCTGCTTGGAGCCGAGGAACACCGCCACCCGCTGGTGCAGCGAGCTCGGCTGGATGTCGAGAATGCGCTGGGTGCCGTTGGTGGCGGCACCGCCGGCCTGCTCGATGATGAAGGACATCGGGTTGGCCTCGTACATCAGGCGCAGCTTGCCGGGCTTCTCCGGCTCGCGGGCGTCGCGCGGGTACATGAAGATGCCGCCGCGGGTGAGGATGCGGTGCACGTCGGCCACCATCGAGGCGATCCAGCGCATGTTGTAGTTCTTCTCCAGCGGCCCGGTCTCGCCGGCCAGCAGCTCGCCGACGTAACGCTGCACCGGCGCCTCCCAGTGGCGCTGGTTGGACATGTTGATGGCGAATTCCTTGGTGGTCTCCGGCACCTTGATGTTGTCGTGGGTCAGCACGAAGCTGCCCAGCTCGCGGTCCAGGGTAAAGCCCTTGACGCCGTTGCCCAGGGTCAGCAGCAGCATGGTCTGCGGGCCGTAGATGGCGTAGCCGGCGGCGACCTGCTGGGTGCCCGGCTGGAGGAAGGCGTCCTCGCCCAGGTCCCCCACATCGCCATTGCGCTCGGGGCAGCGCAGTACCGAGAAGATGGTGCCGACCGAGACGTTGACGTCGATGTTCGACGAGCCGTCCAGCGGGTCGAATACCAGCAGGTAGGCGCCCTTGGGGTAGCGGCCGGGAATCTGGTAGGCGTTGTCCATCTCTTCGGAGGCCATGCCGGCCAGGTGGCCGCCCCACTCGTTGGCTTCCAGGAGGATCTCGTTGGACAGCACGTCGAGCTTCTTCTGCACCTCGCCCTGTACGTTCTCGGTTTCCATGCTGCCGAGCACGCCGCCCAGGGCGCCCTTGGACACCTGATGGCTGATCGCCTTGCAGGCCCGTGCCACCACTTCGATAAGGAAACGCAGATCGGCGGGGGTGTTGTGGCTGCGGGTCTGCTCGATCAGATAGCGGCTCAGGGTAACGCGGGACATGGACGGCTCCGGGAAGGAAGAAAAATCGCGCGCAGTTTAACCCTTTATCGGCTTCGGCGCCTCAGCAGGTGGATGGAAGGCCCCGGAGCAGGCCTCCATCGCGGGCTTGAGCTCAATGGCTGGGTGCCCGGCGCAGCAAGCTGGCGGCCATCAGGCCCAGCACCGCCACGCCCAGCAGCAGCACGACCCACAAGCCCCAGCGCTTCCAGTCCGGAGCGGAGCCCGGCGGCGACATCGCCTGCACCTTGGCGCCCGCCACCACCTCGGCCGAGGCGAGCTGTTCCAGGCGCTGCGGACGAAAGCCCGGAATCAGCGTTTCCAGAGGCAGGGCCGCCGACACCGCGTCGGCATTGCCCAGCGCCAGCCGATAGGGCGGGCTGCCACGGCCGAGAAACACCAGGTGGGTGGCGCGCACGCCGATCCGCAGGAATGGCGCGGCGCCCAGCCCGCCGCCGCGCGCGTCCACCTGCAGGCGCAGCTGCTGCACGGCGACACCGGGCAGGGCCAGTTCATCCTGTCGCTGCTCGCCCTCCGGCTCCGGCAGGCGATAGAGCAGGCCGCTGCCCAGTGTCCGCCAGCGGCCCTGACCGCCACCGCGGCCACTGACCCGCACCGGCACCAGGCGGTTGTCCTGGCCCAGTTCGAGGCGGATCCGCTGCACCGGCAACGTGCGTGGCAACTTCCAGCGGAAAGAGTCGTCGGCGGCGCGGTCGGCCGGCAGCGGCTCGGACCACACCAACGGCAACGACAGGCTGCCCGCTGGCCGACTGAACAGGCGCGCGACGGTCAGTGGCGGCGCCTCTCGCGGGCTCTCCCACATCAGCCGCAGGTAGCGCGCCTGCCGGCCCGGCAAGTCGATCTGACGCCGTTCGATGCGCTCGTCGGCAAACGACAGGCGTGCCAGCTGCGCCTGCCCCCAGGAGCGCCAGGTGCGCAGGTCGTCACTGGCCTCGATGCGCAAGCGCTGAAAGCCCTCGTGGTCGCTGCTCCAGTCCAGCTCCAGGCGCACCAGGGGGTCCTCGACGGCGCTGGCATCGAGCAGCCAGCCGCGCCGGGCAGAGGCCTGCGCCGATGGAGCCGTCTCGACCAGTTCGATCAGCGTGCCCCTGGCGCTGCGCTGCACGCGCAGGCCCGGCGAGTCCGTCAGGTCGTCCGCTTCGGCATGCAGCGCGAACCAGCGCACCTCGTGCTCGTGCAAGGTCTCCTCGGCCGGGCTGCGCACCAGGGCATAGGCCAGGGGCTCCCCCTCGCCGTTGAACACCCGCAGGTCGCGCAGGTCGGCGAAATCAGCCGCCAGGTGCACGGCCATGGGCAGTTCCAGGCGATACCAGGGGCCCTCCCCGGTCAGCGCCAGGGGCAGCTGCCAGGCGTAGTCGCCGGGCCGCTCCGCAGCCTGGCCGACAAGGCTGCACAGCAGGCCCACAAGCAGCAGCCAGGCGCGTCCAGGGTGCTTGTTAATGCTCATGCCTGCTCCTGTTTCATCTGGCCCGCCTCGTCTTTTCTGGCGGGTGGCAAGGGGGCGAAATAACCGACCACCAGGAGCAGCCCGCCGACGCCGATAAAGGACACGATGCGCTCCAGCCCGCCGCGGTTGCCCAGCTCGACGAAGAACAGCTTGGCCACCACCACGGCGATCAGCAGCGCGCCGAGCAACCACAGCTCGCGGCGCTGGCGCAGGTGACCGAAGACCATCAGCGGCAGGGCGATCAGGGTCCAGACGATGGACAGCCCGGCCTGCACCAGCATCGAGTCGAGCAGGATCGGCAGGCGGTAGGGCACTCCGCCCCAATGGTGCGCCGTGCGCATCACCAGGGCGGTGAACAGGGCGAACAGCGAGGCGCCGAGCAGTCCCTGGAGCAACAGGCGGCCGCGTGCGGCCGACATACCCAGCTGCGGCAGGCTCACCGAAGACCAGGCATAGAGCGCCGCCAGGGCGAGCAGCAGGCCCAGCTCCAGGGGGTTGAGCAACGGCAGGTAGGGCAGCGGCGCGGCGCCACCGTCACTGGCGAGGTTGGCCAGCCAGAACCAGGCGAGCATCGACAGGGCCAGCGGCAACGCCGCCAGCACCCGGTACTCGCGAGGGTGCTCAACCAGCGGCCAGGGCCACTTCTGCGGCTTCGCCATCCACCACAGGTAGGCACTGGGCAGCAGCGCCCAACCGAGCCAGCGCCAGGCGTTGTAGTGCGCGGACAGGGCGAGGAACTGGTAGCGCAGCTCCAGGGCCAGCACCGCCAGCAGCAACCAGCAGCCGAATACGTGGGCCGCGCTGCGGGCGCCGCCCGGCAGCTTCGGGCCCAGGCGGCGCTGTAGCCAGAAGTGCGCGGCGAACAGCACCGGCCAGGCCAGCCAACCGAGATGGGCCAACGGCTGGTAGCGCAAGCTCCAGCTCTGCAGCAACACCGCCGCCGCAACCGGCACCAGCAGGCACGCGAGCAGCGCCAGCTGCGGCCAATCCCGGCGCAGCGCCACTGTCCCGGCCAGCACCGCGCTCAGCGCGGCCGCCAGCAACAGGGCGCTGCTCTGCAGGCCGGTACTGGCGACGAAGCGCAACACCTCGGCGGCCAGCGCCAGCCCCAGCCAGGCCACGCCCCACACCAGCAGCCACAGGGCCAGCGGCGCACCCGTGCGCTCAAGCAGCGGCAAGCCCTCGCCCCGCTCCAGCATGTGCAGCCACCACGCGGCAAACAGCGCGGCGAGCGCCAGGGACGCGGGGGCCCAGAACTCGGTATGGAGCAACGGCCGCAACCCGTCGCCGTCGCCCGGGACGAGCAGCAGCTCAAGGCCGACAAGCACGGCCAGGGCGCAGGCGAACTGCAGTCCCAGGGCGAAGAGGAAGCCGGCACGCTGCTGCAGGTGCAGGCTGAGCCCGAGCACCAGCAACGCACCGGCGCCGTATACGGCGCCACTGCCGGGCAGTCCGAGCACCCGAGCCAGATACAGC
The genomic region above belongs to Pseudomonas benzenivorans and contains:
- the hutH gene encoding histidine ammonia-lyase, giving the protein MSSVESIGSQASSAPSTVEQVVIGDAPLRWQDVVAVARRRAPLELSEQAWARIDNARAIVERIVASGERAYGVNTGLGALCNVTLQGEQLAALSYNTLVSHACGVGAPLTEEQTRAIICAAISNFSQGKSGLQRHLVQGLLDLLNRGITPLVPAQGSVGYLTHMAHIGISLLGIGEVTYKGQVVPASQALEAEGLAPVRLGAKDGLSLVNGPPCMTGLSCLALDDATRLVGWADVVGAMSFEALGGQIDAYDPEILALKPHAGMQTVGANLRALLAGSEVVAGNRGIRTQDALSIRSIPQVHGACRDQLQHAARQIEIELNSANDNPLVLGTPDDYRVVMQANPHGQSVAMAADLMAIAMTEIGGISERRQDRLVNPLISGLPAFLVSQPGVNNGMMIVQYVAASLCAENRQLAQPAVVDNFVTSALQEDHLSMGTNAALKLHKVLENCAQILAIEYLLAAQAFEFIKDRGFGAGTGYAWQLLRQRVPAFDQDRWLAPDIASAARLMREEAVRGELSMKLSALG
- a CDS encoding quaternary amine ABC transporter ATP-binding protein yields the protein MSKIVVKNVFKIFGSRADEALALIREGKSKDQVLAKTSCVVGVNDLSLSIEPGEIFVIMGLSGSGKSTLVRHFNRLIDPTSGEILVDGEDILRYDRQALRQFRRSKISMVFQSFGLLPHKTVLDNVAYGLKVRGEGKARCVERAQHWITMVGLKGYEKSYPHQLSGGMRQRVGLARALASDTDIILMDEAFSALDPLIRAEMQDQLLELQKGLRKTIVFITHDLDEAVRIGNRIAILKDGRLIQVGTPREILYQPADEYVDRFVQRHVATLEGNLLDVVS
- a CDS encoding ABC transporter permease, encoding MFPEQFTFSIANLVNDWVDALVVNYGDVFRQISDSVLWVIVNLEGYLRATPWWLMLGIFAAIAWHATRRALPTVVIVGLLFLVGAVGLWDKLMQTLALMLVATLIAVLIGIPLGILSARSDRLRTLLMPLLDIMQTMPSFVYLIPVLMLFGLGKVPAIFATVIYAAPPLIRLTDLGIRQVDREVMEAVNAFGASRWQQLFGVQLPLALPSIMAGLNQTTMMALSMVVIASMIGARGLGEDVLVGIQTLNVGKGLEAGLAIVILAVVIDRITQAYGRSRHEVSQ
- a CDS encoding ABC transporter substrate-binding protein; its protein translation is MKSNKKLLNTLLSLGLLAGSVSAQAAGWCESGKPVKFAGLNWESGMLLTDVIQIVLKEGYGCKTDSLPGNSITMEQALSTNDIQVFAEEWVGRSDVWNKAAAAGKVVGVGAPIVGADEGWYVPRYLVEGDANRKLEAKTPNLKKVADLALYTEVFRDPEEPAKGRFYNCPAGWSCEQENSKKLKDSGLEEKFTNFRPGTGPALDAAVLSSYKRGEPILFYYWSPTPLMGQVDLVKLEDEPGHANSISIQIGLSKEFHEQAPELVAVLEQVNVPIDVLNQNLGRMAKDRIESPVLAKAFLKENPGIWHRWVSEDAARKIEASL
- the hutU gene encoding urocanate hydratase, with product MSQFRDTEIRAPRGTQLNAKSWLTEAPLRMLMNNLDPDVAENPKELVVYGGIGRAARNWECFDAIVESLKQLNDDETLLVQSGKPVGVFKTHSNAPRVLIANSNLVPHWATWEHFNELDAKGLAMYGQMTAGSWIYIGSQGIVQGTYETFVEAGRQHYGGDLKGKWVLTAGLGGMGGAQPLAATLAGATSLTIECQQSRIDFRLKTRYVDEQAQDLDDALARIDKYCAEGQAISIALHGNAAELLPELVKRGVRPDMVTDQTSAHDPLNGYLPIGWSWEQYRERAQREPAAVVKAAKQSMAVHVQAMLDLQKQGVPTFDYGNNIRQMALEEGVEHAFDFPGFVPAYIRPLFCRGVGPFRWAALSGDPEDIYKTDAKVKELIADDAHLHHWLDMARERIAFQGLPARICWVGLGQRAKLGLAFNEMVRSGELSAPVVIGRDHLDSGSVASPNRETEAMQDGSDAVSDWPLLNALLNTASGATWVSLHHGGGVGMGFSQHAGMVIVCDGTDEAAERIARVLHNDPASGVMRHADAGYPIAIDCAREQGLNLPMLGA